A window of Sphaeramia orbicularis chromosome 8, fSphaOr1.1, whole genome shotgun sequence genomic DNA:
CTGGTCCAGTCagtggaaccagaacatttaaaGGGTTCTTTCTCAGTTCGGTTCTGACTTTGAGAACATGTAGAGAAAACAGGTCCTGGGACCAGAGACTGTCATTATTAAAGTTATTCCAACATGTGTTAATCCAGTTTAATTGTCCTTTAAAACACCCATCAAATGAATGGACACAgtgaatgtacacacacacacacacacacacacacacacacacacagcatatctatctatctatctatctatctatctatctatctatctatctatctataaagatagaaaggttaaatagtaataatagcCACAAAATTAATAGTGAAAAACAGGCAGTTACAcagtagatcagggctctcaaactcattttctgtcaggttccacattcagcccaatttgatctctagtaggccggaccagaaaaataattgtataataaactgtaaataatgacaactccaaatttttgtttgtgttttagtgcaaaaaaacccaattaagttatgaaaatatttacttttataaactatccaaacaaaaaagatctgaataacctgaaaaaactgaaatttcttaagaaaaataagtgcaattttaacaatattatgcctcattttatcagttacacatgtgcattatggatcgaatctacaaagacactgttgttcatccATCAGTCTCGATGACGACCGTCACTTCAGTTTTTTTGGGTCCTGCagtggcttgtcagccctatttttgccctgaagtatctgccacaaagacacagtattttcataatttaatgttattttttgcactaaaacaaagacaaaaatttgaacttgtcattatttatagacatactgtaatatttttttcacatcaaaccaagaagaaaatctggattCATTCTTTtttatcggttattctgctgttattatttgactgtagattatattggtctgtatgtggaacctgaactaaaatgagttccacagcctcgaccgtggaatttttgcactttgcaaattcatcccatgggccgggttggaacctttggtgggccacatttggcccccgggacgcatgtttgacacccctgcattacagagtactagtagaaataaataagaaaatagtaataataataaataatagtaaaaaagtaATTAGGTTATATTACAATATGCGCAgtatgtgtatatactgtatgtatgtatgtactgtatatgtgtaagtgtagtttaataataatagaactactaatgataataatatttataataatgataataaaaataatttttttttttaaagcagtaagaaaactaaatttaccaacaacataaacaaacattCCAACATACAGAACTGCACAGTAATAGAttaaacaaacagaatcatgaGGGTCTGAAATGAACAGTGTTTTACTCCATAATGTTTAGTTGTTTTGAAGAATAGAGGTTCTCCACAAGATGTTCTCTCtaaaaatgacaacttcaaatttttgtctttgctttagtgaaaaaataacattaaattatgaaaatatttacatttacaaactatcctgaaacaataaaatgtgaataacctgaacaaatatgaacaacctgaaatatctaaagaaaattaagcacaattttaagttttctgcctgttactaagtgtttagtgtctttgtagatctgatccataacgcacaagtagaaatgataagttgaggcagaatattgttaaaattacacttatttttctaaagaaatttcaggtttttttttaggttattcatattttttttgtttggatagtttataaaaagtaagtatttttataatttaatggggggggtttttgcactagaacaaagaaaaatttggagttgtcattatttatcggttattatgttattattttactggtctggtccactggagatcaaatcgggctgaatgtggaacctgaaagaaaatgagtttgagagccctggtttaaatGAAAGAACCTGAACGTGACCTAATGTTTCCATGTGTCTGTATTTTCTGCAGACGttaaagaagaggaagaggttCCTGATGAGCAGCAGGACCTGAGCCCCAGTCTGGACCAGGaccacccagaaccagaaccacctcacattaaagaggaacaggaggaaccgTGGACCAGTCACGACCTGGACCAGGATCTCACAGAGTCCACGTCCACTCCTGTCCCCGTAAAGACTGAAGACAATGAAGACGAAGCTCAGTCTGAGAACCAAGAGGAACCAGGTGGAGAGGACTGtggagaaccaggaccagaaccagaaccagccagGAGCTTCCACCCAcgtggacatttacagacacaGACTGAAGACTCTGAGGACACCGAGGACAGTGAAGACTGGACGGACAGAACAGAACCGGAGTCACATGTGGACAGAACAGGAGACGGAGCATTTGGTTCTTCTGTAGGACGTAGAACATCGGCTCAGAGGAAAAACACAACCCATGAAATAAAAGACATCGCTGTGAAAGAAATAGGGGACAATCTGAGACCACATGACTGCTCTGAGTGTGGGAAGACGTTCAGTAAGAGGTCACATCTGGAGACGCACAGGAGGatccacacaggagagaaaccCTTCAGCTGTAACGTCTGTGACGCATCATTCGCTAATAAGTCGAACTTAGACACTCACAGTCGGgttcacactggagagaaaccctTCCGATGTCTGATCTGCGATAAACGCTTCAGTCGTAACGGAAACGTTCAGACGCACATGGCGACTCACAGAGGAGAGAAACTGTTCCCATGTTCAGTTTGTGGCACGAGATTTGCTGATAAATCCAACTTAAACTGTCACATGAGAGTTCACACCGGAGAGAAACCCTTTAGTTGTAAAGTATGTGACGCGTCGTTTGCCCAGAAGTCGACGTTAGCCACTCACATGAGAGGTCACACAGGAGAGAGACCGTTCGGCTGTTCGATCTGCGATGCCCGATTCGGCGATCGGTCGCATTTACGATGTCACATGAGAGTTCACACGGGAGAGAAACCGTTCTGCTGTTCATGTTGTAAGAAATGTTTCAGACATAAAAATCAACTTCAGAAACATATGAACGTTCATAAACGTGTTGGTGAAGCTGCGTTCAGTTCCTTCAAGCAGAGGTTTGGTCTGTGTGACGACAGGAGGAACACTGTGTGATCCACCGGTGGAAAACCACTGGACCCTCTGACtgtttattagggctgtgtatcagcaagaacctggcgatacgatacgatacaaatcacaatactaggatcacaatacgatatattgcaatatatcatgatatcgGTAAaaagccattttttgtttgtttctttttttaaatgattatttccttgaagaattgaattacaccagaaatctgcacaaatattaaacacatttttatctgatcacaacaggatctaatgttctatcacaaaatgttcctgtgttcaaactgaaattctgttttacagacattacagtttaagatcctgttcaaatgttcatattctattagttcagaactaacaccagaacattatttttgtgcgatcccaacaaaggaactaacattatttaatagaaaaaatgttaaataataataaataaaatagaaacaaaaaagaaaaacaaaaaaatgaacctccacaatatctgcatttgaataaatacctaaaaatatcgatacagtactttttaatatcgatacagtattgtgaaatgaaatatcacgatatattgcagaaccaatattttcttacagccctaatgat
This region includes:
- the LOC115423787 gene encoding zinc finger protein OZF-like, with amino-acid sequence MSGRTWISLDPDVKEEEEVPDEQQDLSPSLDQDHPEPEPPHIKEEQEEPWTSHDLDQDLTESTSTPVPVKTEDNEDEAQSENQEEPGGEDCGEPGPEPEPARSFHPRGHLQTQTEDSEDTEDSEDWTDRTEPESHVDRTGDGAFGSSVGRRTSAQRKNTTHEIKDIAVKEIGDNLRPHDCSECGKTFSKRSHLETHRRIHTGEKPFSCNVCDASFANKSNLDTHSRVHTGEKPFRCLICDKRFSRNGNVQTHMATHRGEKLFPCSVCGTRFADKSNLNCHMRVHTGEKPFSCKVCDASFAQKSTLATHMRGHTGERPFGCSICDARFGDRSHLRCHMRVHTGEKPFCCSCCKKCFRHKNQLQKHMNVHKRVGEAAFSSFKQRFGLCDDRRNTV